A DNA window from Thermosynechococcaceae cyanobacterium Okahandja contains the following coding sequences:
- the cphA gene encoding cyanophycin synthetase, whose translation MKILKLQTLRGPNYWSIRRHKLIVMRLDLEEVANTPSNEIPGFVDGLVRVLPSLYDHFCSLGHEGGFLTRLREGTYLGHVVEHVALELQELAGMPVGFGRTRETATPGIYQVVFEYQNEEAGRYAGRAAVRLCQSIIDTGTYPQRELDQDLADLRDFKARASLGPSTEAIVREAEARNIPWFELSSRSLIQLGYGAKSHRMQATLSDRSGILAVELAGDKEGAKRMLRDAGIPVPKGTLVRYIEDLPEAIAEIGGYPIVIKPLDGNHGRGITIDINSPEQAEEAFEIASSVSKSVIVERYYPGRDFRVLVVNGKVVAVAERVPAHVIGDGRSTIEELIEQTNRDPQRGDGHDNILTRIEVNHDTWTLLEKQGYSLNTVLEAGEICYLRATANLSTGGIAVDRTDEIHPQNVWICQRAARVIGLDIAGIDVVTPDISRPLPQVGGVIVEVNAAPGFRMHTNPSQGIARNVAEPVLNMLFPPGTSCRIPIFAITGTNGKTTTTRLIAHICKQTGQTVGYTTTDGIYIGDYLVEKGDTTGPQSAQLILQDPTVEVAVLETARGGILRSGLGFDHCDVGVVLNVQADHLGIGDIDTVEQLADLKAVVVESAWPNGYAVLNADDPLVAGMARQVKAQVAYFSMNPHNPVIKQHIQQGGLAAVYENGYLSILKGDWTLRIEQAENVPITLGGRANFMIANALAASLAAFAQGISIEHIRAALTTFRTSVEQTPGRMNLFDLGAFSVLVDYAHNPAGYEAVGEFVQKWPGQRIGVVGGPGDRRDQDLEQLGELSAKIFDWIIIKEDDDPRGRPRGDAADWIERGLHHHSIRRQYDIIHDEVAAIQFALDRAPQGALVVILPADVTRTIQLIHQHHQRLKESGSNGFHSVEDVPTSSSSDFNASSKRP comes from the coding sequence ATGAAAATTCTCAAATTACAAACGCTGCGGGGTCCTAACTATTGGAGTATTCGTCGCCATAAGCTAATTGTGATGCGTTTGGATTTAGAGGAGGTGGCCAACACGCCCTCCAACGAAATTCCCGGGTTTGTGGATGGGTTAGTACGGGTCTTACCAAGTCTTTACGATCACTTTTGTTCCTTGGGGCACGAAGGGGGTTTTTTAACCCGCTTGCGGGAAGGCACCTATCTTGGCCATGTGGTGGAACACGTTGCCCTTGAGCTACAGGAACTTGCCGGTATGCCCGTTGGCTTTGGCCGTACCCGCGAAACCGCCACACCGGGCATTTATCAGGTGGTGTTTGAGTATCAAAACGAGGAGGCCGGGCGCTATGCCGGGCGGGCAGCCGTGCGCCTGTGCCAGAGCATTATTGACACCGGTACCTATCCCCAGCGGGAGCTCGACCAAGACTTAGCGGATCTGCGGGACTTCAAGGCACGCGCCTCCCTTGGACCGAGTACCGAAGCCATTGTGCGCGAAGCCGAAGCCCGTAACATTCCATGGTTTGAACTCAGCAGCCGCTCCCTCATTCAACTGGGCTACGGCGCTAAAAGTCATCGGATGCAGGCCACCCTGAGCGATCGCAGTGGCATTTTGGCGGTAGAACTGGCCGGAGATAAGGAAGGCGCTAAGCGGATGCTGCGGGATGCGGGCATCCCCGTACCCAAGGGCACCCTTGTGCGCTACATTGAAGATTTACCCGAGGCGATCGCCGAAATTGGCGGCTACCCGATTGTCATTAAACCCCTAGATGGTAACCACGGGCGGGGTATTACGATTGACATCAACTCCCCCGAGCAGGCGGAAGAAGCCTTTGAAATTGCCAGCAGCGTCTCAAAATCCGTCATTGTCGAGCGGTACTATCCGGGGCGCGATTTTCGCGTCTTGGTGGTCAACGGCAAAGTGGTGGCGGTGGCAGAGCGGGTGCCTGCCCACGTCATTGGCGATGGTCGCTCCACCATTGAAGAACTCATCGAGCAAACCAACAGGGATCCGCAGCGGGGGGATGGCCACGATAATATCCTCACCCGCATTGAGGTAAACCACGACACCTGGACCCTGCTCGAAAAACAGGGCTATAGCTTAAATACGGTGCTGGAAGCGGGGGAAATTTGCTATCTGCGGGCAACCGCCAACCTCAGTACCGGCGGCATTGCCGTGGATCGCACCGATGAAATTCACCCCCAAAATGTTTGGATTTGCCAGCGAGCCGCCCGGGTCATTGGCCTAGATATTGCCGGGATTGATGTGGTCACCCCCGATATTTCGCGACCCCTGCCGCAGGTGGGTGGGGTGATTGTGGAAGTCAATGCGGCTCCTGGGTTCCGGATGCACACTAACCCCAGCCAAGGGATTGCCCGCAACGTGGCAGAGCCGGTTCTGAATATGCTCTTTCCCCCCGGAACCTCCTGCCGCATCCCCATCTTTGCCATTACCGGCACCAACGGTAAAACCACCACCACCCGCTTAATTGCCCACATCTGCAAGCAAACGGGCCAGACCGTTGGCTACACCACCACCGATGGCATCTACATTGGCGATTACCTGGTTGAAAAAGGGGATACCACCGGCCCCCAAAGCGCCCAGTTAATTCTCCAAGATCCGACCGTGGAGGTGGCGGTGCTCGAAACCGCTCGCGGCGGCATCTTACGTTCCGGTTTGGGCTTTGACCACTGTGATGTGGGGGTAGTGCTCAATGTCCAAGCCGATCATCTCGGCATCGGCGACATTGACACCGTAGAGCAGTTGGCAGATCTGAAAGCGGTCGTAGTGGAGTCCGCGTGGCCCAATGGTTACGCCGTCCTCAATGCCGATGATCCCCTTGTGGCCGGTATGGCACGTCAGGTGAAGGCACAAGTGGCCTATTTTTCGATGAACCCCCATAACCCGGTGATTAAACAGCACATACAGCAGGGGGGCTTGGCGGCGGTCTATGAAAATGGCTATCTATCGATCCTGAAGGGGGATTGGACCCTGCGGATTGAGCAGGCGGAAAATGTGCCCATTACCTTGGGGGGACGGGCGAACTTTATGATTGCCAATGCCCTTGCCGCCAGCTTGGCCGCCTTTGCCCAAGGCATTAGTATTGAGCATATTCGTGCTGCTTTAACCACGTTCCGCACCTCGGTCGAGCAAACCCCCGGGCGGATGAACCTCTTTGATCTGGGTGCCTTTAGCGTCTTGGTCGATTATGCCCACAATCCCGCTGGCTACGAGGCGGTGGGCGAGTTTGTGCAAAAGTGGCCGGGGCAACGGATTGGTGTTGTCGGCGGGCCGGGCGATCGCCGCGATCAGGATCTCGAGCAACTGGGGGAACTGTCCGCTAAAATTTTTGACTGGATCATCATCAAGGAGGACGACGACCCTCGCGGTCGTCCCCGGGGCGATGCCGCCGACTGGATTGAGCGGGGGCTGCACCACCACAGCATCCGCCGCCAGTACGACATCATTCACGATGAAGTGGCAGCGATTCAGTTTGCCCTTGATCGCGCTCCCCAAGGTGCCCTCGTGGTCATTTTACCGGCGGATGTGACCCGTACCATTCAACTGATTCACCAGCACCATCAACGGCTCAAAGAGAGCGGCAGCAATGGCTTCCATAGCGTAGAGGACGTGCCCACTAGCTCTAGCTCAGATTTCAACGCCAGCAGTAAACGTCCCTGA